A window of the Butyricimonas faecalis genome harbors these coding sequences:
- a CDS encoding TlpA disulfide reductase family protein produces the protein MKKYCIFFWCLGVLAACQRESGYKIIGSVPGTPDGMKVYLYNWNTPVDSGVVKSGKFVLMGKVDVPVRYQLWVDLSPDKKANFEKDMRGSDIFVDNTDIRYETPSIDSLASRMSFQREAVKGNVSVVGSPAHDLYLKYKEKIKPYRDKNSAAWNKYLEVYHIPALDGVFNTREGIALVRQIQAAEKEMKRIQWDFIAENPMSSVSIDVAQNIVFSSKLSKAEMDRLLQMIDPSLHHVVAYKELKESMEDLYPIAIGEKYRDIEVVNEEGKTVHLADYVKSGQYNMVEFWASWCGPCRGEIPHLRHVYDIYGKGEDAFNMISISIDNKEDDWKKALKEEEMKWVQLCDPKGFEGSVVNKYKIRGIPFCLILDREGRIIDHGVRGAELDVVLVDLLGDRYEK, from the coding sequence ATGAAAAAATATTGTATATTCTTTTGGTGTTTAGGAGTTTTAGCTGCCTGTCAACGAGAATCCGGGTATAAGATTATTGGATCGGTTCCCGGTACTCCCGATGGCATGAAAGTATATTTATATAATTGGAATACTCCCGTGGACTCCGGTGTGGTGAAGAGTGGTAAATTCGTGTTAATGGGGAAGGTGGATGTGCCTGTACGTTACCAGTTATGGGTTGATTTGTCGCCGGATAAAAAGGCAAATTTTGAGAAAGATATGCGCGGTTCGGATATTTTCGTTGATAACACGGATATACGATACGAGACGCCTTCGATCGATTCTTTAGCTTCTCGAATGAGTTTCCAAAGAGAAGCGGTAAAAGGCAACGTGTCGGTAGTAGGTTCTCCAGCGCATGATTTGTATCTGAAATATAAGGAAAAAATCAAACCTTATCGTGATAAAAATAGTGCGGCTTGGAATAAATATTTGGAAGTTTATCATATTCCGGCTCTTGATGGGGTATTTAATACCCGTGAGGGTATTGCCTTGGTTCGGCAAATACAAGCTGCAGAAAAAGAAATGAAAAGAATACAGTGGGATTTTATAGCTGAAAATCCCATGTCATCGGTATCTATTGATGTTGCTCAAAATATCGTTTTTTCTTCAAAACTTTCAAAAGCAGAAATGGATAGACTTTTACAAATGATCGATCCTTCTTTGCATCATGTTGTGGCGTATAAGGAATTAAAAGAAAGTATGGAAGATTTGTACCCAATCGCAATTGGAGAGAAATATAGAGATATAGAGGTTGTTAACGAGGAAGGGAAGACCGTGCATTTGGCTGATTACGTGAAATCGGGACAGTATAATATGGTGGAATTTTGGGCGTCTTGGTGCGGTCCCTGCCGGGGAGAGATTCCTCATTTGCGTCATGTGTATGATATCTACGGAAAAGGTGAAGATGCGTTTAACATGATAAGTATTTCTATTGATAATAAAGAAGACGATTGGAAAAAAGCTTTGAAAGAAGAGGAAATGAAGTGGGTTCAATTGTGTGATCCTAAAGGGTTTGAGGGGAGCGTTGTCAATAAATATAAAATTAGAGGTATTCCTTTCTGTTTGATTTTGGATCGGGAAGGGCGTATCATAGATCACGGGGTGAGAGGGGCGGAATTGGACGTGGTATTAGTAGATTTGTTGGGAGATCGTTATGAAAAGTAA
- a CDS encoding bifunctional UDP-N-acetylmuramoyl-tripeptide:D-alanyl-D-alanine ligase/alanine racemase, whose amino-acid sequence MNEIAEIINGTLHSGIPVEITEYSIDSRSVVTPEHTLFFALTGNNHNGHDYIPTLYADGVRAFVISEFREEFKLLTEANLIVVENVLAALQQLAAHHRQQVNAEVIGITGSNGKTVVKEWLYQLLSKDFLIYRSPRSYNSQVGVPLSLLGIDARTEIAIIEAGISQKGEMKRLQQMIRPTVGIFTHLGDAHGENFASTQEKLAEKAQLFTSCSWVIGQSGEAMEYIKTQLPATVSCLLWGEDENAQIQVKTLNITGGHREVQITYNGTNFRLDIPFADIASFENCMNVVSTMLLKRYSPDTIYSRVQQLSAIAMRLEIKDGINNCTLVNDYYNSDPSSFQLALNILATQDSSKERVVILSDFMDTGKAGDDLYPSIAETLRQANISLFIGIGKHLCEHRHNFAVNSRFYEDTEHFLRQEDRENFKNQIILIKGARAFQFEYIAGFLQKQSHSTILEVDLDAMVYNLNHFRSLTDAHLAVMVKAFSYGSGSREIASLLQYHRVDYLMVAFADEGIELRAAGITIPIAVMNPEREAFDNMIMFNLEPEIYALDILEDFNQALKKHGIKRFPVHIKLNTGMNRSGFDEQDIPQLLEFFNTERSVYIRSMFSHLAGSDEAKHDEFTLGQIHLFERMTERIQAQFNYKIWRHILNSAGIERFPQYHFDMVRLGIGLHGISAANAQLQAVSSFKTYISSIRNVPEGQSIGYGRKSYTTRPSRIAVIPVGYADGLNRHLSNRIGNVFVKGKRVPIIGNICMDTCMIDITDTDAAIGDEVEIFGKHIPVTELAEQLGTIPYEVLTGISFRVKRVYYKE is encoded by the coding sequence ATGAACGAAATCGCCGAAATCATTAACGGTACATTACATAGCGGGATACCCGTGGAGATCACGGAATATAGCATCGACAGCCGCTCGGTCGTCACGCCCGAACACACGCTATTTTTTGCTTTAACAGGTAACAATCACAACGGGCACGATTACATCCCAACCCTATACGCGGATGGGGTTCGAGCATTTGTCATCAGTGAATTCCGGGAAGAATTCAAACTACTGACAGAAGCCAACCTGATCGTCGTTGAAAACGTATTGGCGGCCTTGCAACAGCTGGCAGCCCACCATCGTCAACAGGTCAACGCCGAAGTCATCGGCATTACCGGAAGTAACGGGAAAACCGTCGTGAAAGAATGGCTATACCAACTCCTGTCAAAGGACTTCCTAATCTACCGGAGTCCCCGGAGTTACAACTCTCAAGTAGGCGTCCCCCTATCTCTGTTGGGAATCGATGCCCGCACCGAAATCGCCATCATCGAGGCGGGAATATCCCAAAAAGGGGAGATGAAACGCCTGCAACAAATGATCCGGCCAACGGTAGGAATCTTCACTCATCTCGGGGATGCACACGGTGAAAACTTCGCCTCCACGCAAGAAAAACTAGCCGAAAAAGCCCAACTTTTCACGTCCTGTTCCTGGGTGATCGGGCAATCGGGAGAGGCCATGGAATATATCAAAACACAATTGCCCGCCACCGTCTCGTGCTTACTCTGGGGGGAAGACGAGAACGCGCAAATTCAAGTAAAAACACTAAATATTACGGGGGGGCACCGGGAAGTACAAATCACGTACAACGGTACCAATTTCAGGCTGGACATTCCTTTCGCGGACATCGCCTCATTCGAGAACTGCATGAACGTTGTCAGCACCATGCTGTTAAAACGCTACTCTCCGGATACCATTTATTCCCGAGTGCAACAACTTTCCGCCATAGCCATGCGCCTTGAAATCAAAGACGGCATCAACAATTGCACGCTCGTGAATGACTATTACAATTCAGACCCCTCCTCGTTCCAACTGGCATTGAACATATTGGCAACACAGGATTCCTCGAAAGAGCGGGTTGTTATCCTTTCCGATTTCATGGACACGGGAAAAGCTGGAGACGATCTTTACCCTTCTATCGCGGAGACCCTTCGACAGGCAAACATCTCTTTATTTATCGGTATCGGCAAACACCTCTGTGAACATCGCCATAATTTCGCGGTCAATTCCCGCTTTTACGAAGACACGGAACATTTTCTCCGCCAGGAAGACCGGGAGAATTTCAAAAACCAAATAATCTTGATCAAAGGTGCGCGGGCCTTCCAATTCGAATATATCGCCGGGTTCCTGCAAAAGCAATCCCACAGCACCATTCTGGAAGTCGACCTGGATGCCATGGTTTACAATCTAAATCACTTCCGGTCATTGACCGACGCACACCTCGCCGTCATGGTAAAAGCTTTTTCGTACGGTAGCGGTTCCCGTGAGATTGCCTCCTTGCTACAATACCATCGGGTGGATTATCTCATGGTCGCTTTTGCCGACGAGGGAATCGAACTGCGTGCCGCGGGCATCACCATTCCCATCGCTGTCATGAACCCCGAACGGGAAGCTTTTGACAACATGATCATGTTTAACTTGGAACCGGAAATCTACGCCCTGGACATTTTGGAAGATTTCAACCAGGCACTGAAAAAACACGGGATCAAGCGTTTCCCCGTACATATCAAACTGAACACCGGCATGAACCGTTCCGGTTTTGATGAACAGGATATCCCGCAATTATTGGAATTTTTCAATACCGAACGTTCCGTGTACATCCGTTCCATGTTTTCTCATCTCGCGGGAAGTGACGAAGCCAAGCACGATGAATTCACCTTGGGCCAAATCCACCTGTTTGAACGTATGACCGAACGCATCCAAGCCCAATTTAACTACAAAATCTGGCGTCACATTTTGAATTCCGCCGGCATCGAACGGTTCCCGCAATACCATTTCGACATGGTTCGTCTCGGTATCGGTTTACACGGCATCAGTGCCGCGAATGCCCAACTCCAAGCCGTAAGCAGTTTCAAAACCTACATTTCCTCCATCCGCAACGTTCCCGAAGGTCAATCCATCGGCTACGGACGTAAAAGCTACACGACCCGCCCCTCCCGGATTGCCGTGATCCCCGTGGGGTATGCCGACGGGCTCAACCGTCATTTGAGCAACCGCATCGGCAACGTATTCGTCAAGGGGAAACGGGTTCCGATTATAGGTAACATCTGCATGGATACCTGCATGATCGACATCACGGACACGGATGCCGCCATCGGGGACGAGGTCGAGATTTTCGGGAAACACATTCCCGTGACCGAATTGGCGGAACAACTGGGGACCATCCCGTACGAAGTACTTACAGGCATCTCTTTCCGCGTGAAACGAGTGTACTACAAGGAGTAG
- a CDS encoding RagB/SusD family nutrient uptake outer membrane protein: MEKKYLYKLFIVSLCLFLGACEGYLNEIPQNKQKLSTTDDYDQLLNNAYLTKAVLPYIDVLTDDVDYMAADRQPNFANSADTYLGAHLWDNSIETTMPNGDETFEKFYNSIFNTNVIIGNIDNAIGDVLDEAIVRQTRDHIKGEAYALRAFRYFYLVNMYAAPYDPATCEKEPGIPINLEMTAEDKAYHRSSLKVVYEQIVDDLEKAIPLLENNPMDTDKTRFSALAAKALLAKVYLYMQEWDLAIEQAEKVIKANPALFDLRDAGENPVIYTETPLSYWSPEDVPGIGYLDEENDNVLFVNGINELYMILSGDIAETVFYPSETLFNVYEAGDVRRYYFMKRNLSGRLRYVKNRYYSLSYSNFVVQLSSEYGYTRAIRTEDMYLILAEAYAHKTDGIATAVGYLNTLREVKFRTQDFETTGRLHATDFNQQTLLETIWNERRREFCFEEQRWFDLRRTTRPSITHYGITGNATLQKDDPRYVLQIPQKELNSNPEIGANPR, translated from the coding sequence ATGGAAAAGAAATATTTATATAAATTATTCATCGTGAGTCTCTGTCTGTTTTTGGGGGCTTGCGAGGGGTATTTGAACGAGATTCCTCAAAACAAACAGAAGCTATCGACAACGGATGATTATGATCAGTTACTTAATAATGCGTACTTGACCAAGGCCGTACTTCCTTATATCGATGTTCTAACGGATGACGTGGATTATATGGCGGCAGATAGGCAACCGAATTTTGCCAATAGTGCCGATACGTATTTAGGAGCTCATTTGTGGGATAATAGCATTGAGACTACCATGCCGAATGGCGATGAGACATTTGAAAAATTTTATAATAGCATCTTTAATACCAATGTAATTATTGGGAATATCGACAATGCCATTGGAGACGTGTTGGATGAAGCAATTGTTCGACAAACTCGTGATCATATTAAAGGAGAGGCGTATGCTTTACGGGCTTTCCGTTATTTTTATCTGGTAAATATGTATGCGGCACCTTACGATCCGGCTACTTGTGAGAAAGAGCCTGGAATTCCGATTAATTTGGAAATGACGGCAGAAGATAAAGCTTATCATCGATCATCGTTAAAGGTTGTATATGAACAGATTGTAGATGATTTGGAAAAAGCCATTCCCCTGTTGGAAAATAATCCGATGGATACTGACAAAACCCGTTTTTCTGCTCTTGCGGCAAAGGCGTTGTTGGCAAAAGTGTATCTGTATATGCAAGAGTGGGATCTTGCAATAGAACAAGCGGAAAAGGTGATAAAAGCTAATCCTGCACTGTTTGATTTGCGAGATGCGGGAGAGAACCCGGTTATCTATACGGAGACACCTTTAAGTTATTGGAGTCCAGAGGATGTTCCCGGTATAGGTTATTTGGATGAGGAAAATGATAATGTATTGTTCGTTAATGGAATTAATGAGCTTTATATGATTTTAAGTGGGGATATTGCCGAAACCGTTTTTTACCCGAGCGAAACTCTATTTAATGTGTATGAAGCAGGGGATGTACGCAGGTATTATTTCATGAAGAGAAATTTGTCGGGCCGTCTTCGTTATGTAAAAAACAGGTATTATTCATTGAGCTACTCTAATTTTGTCGTTCAATTGAGTTCTGAATATGGTTATACCCGAGCAATTCGGACGGAAGATATGTATTTGATTCTAGCGGAGGCTTATGCTCACAAAACTGATGGAATTGCTACTGCCGTGGGATATTTGAATACGTTGCGCGAGGTGAAATTCAGAACACAGGACTTTGAGACCACGGGAAGGCTTCATGCTACTGATTTTAATCAACAGACATTGTTAGAAACCATTTGGAATGAAAGGAGACGGGAATTCTGTTTTGAAGAGCAGCGTTGGTTTGATCTTCGGCGTACGACCCGGCCTTCCATCACCCATTATGGAATTACCGGAAATGCTACTTTGCAGAAAGATGATCCTCGTTATGTATTGCAAATTCCGCAAAAAGAGTTGAATTCAAATCCTGAAATCGGTGCTAATCCCAGATAA
- the cls gene encoding cardiolipin synthase, with amino-acid sequence MNWTNIAINLGILLYILTILAIIYTIILENRNPVRTLAWMLVLILVPGIGLFFYIYFGMNYRKIKMFSMKGLGDFKWLQYMSEDQKQRIKKTELLKKEDMEAVKPLMTLLLNNSKALLSRNNTVEILNNGEATFSSIFKAIAKAKKYIHLEYYIIDKGELGEQLKELLIEKAKEGVEVRVIYDDVGSWKLPKRYIKEMQAAGIQIYPFLPVRFPLFTNKVNYRNHRKIVVVDGDTGFIGGLNFADRYLHGLPGIGIWRDTHLKVKGEAVTSLQVVFLFDWYFVRQELLLNKAEYLPNKKVDGNVVVQTVASGPDSDWTSIQQAYFTLINMAKKYVFISTPYFMPGETTINSLKTAAMSGVDVRIMIPYKSDSTLTHWCTRSYVEELLEAGVRVFQYRKGFNHSKVIVMDGLVSSVGTANMDIRSFEQNFEVNLIIYDRNVSRQLGSDFLNDLKGSTEISIQRWKFRPKRDKIRESLARLFAPLL; translated from the coding sequence GTGAACTGGACGAATATTGCGATTAACCTCGGCATACTGCTGTATATCCTCACCATTTTGGCGATCATATACACGATCATACTGGAAAACAGGAATCCGGTACGTACACTCGCGTGGATGCTCGTCCTTATCCTCGTCCCCGGCATCGGACTATTTTTCTATATCTACTTCGGTATGAACTATCGGAAGATCAAAATGTTCTCCATGAAAGGACTGGGCGACTTCAAGTGGTTGCAATACATGAGCGAGGACCAGAAACAACGTATCAAGAAAACCGAACTACTGAAAAAAGAAGACATGGAAGCGGTCAAACCGTTGATGACCTTGCTCCTAAACAACAGCAAGGCGCTCCTCTCCCGTAACAACACGGTCGAAATTCTCAACAACGGGGAAGCCACCTTCAGCTCGATTTTCAAGGCCATCGCCAAGGCGAAGAAATACATTCATCTGGAATACTATATCATTGACAAAGGAGAACTCGGGGAACAACTGAAAGAACTGCTTATCGAGAAAGCCAAAGAAGGCGTGGAAGTGCGCGTTATCTATGACGACGTGGGATCTTGGAAATTACCCAAACGCTACATCAAAGAGATGCAGGCTGCCGGAATCCAGATATACCCCTTTCTCCCCGTACGTTTCCCCCTGTTCACGAACAAGGTAAACTACCGGAACCACCGGAAAATTGTGGTCGTGGATGGCGACACCGGTTTCATCGGCGGGTTAAACTTCGCCGATCGCTACCTGCACGGATTACCCGGCATCGGTATCTGGCGCGACACCCACCTGAAAGTGAAAGGGGAAGCCGTCACCTCGTTACAAGTGGTCTTCCTGTTCGACTGGTACTTCGTCCGTCAGGAACTTCTGCTAAACAAAGCGGAATACCTTCCCAACAAGAAAGTCGACGGCAACGTGGTCGTTCAAACCGTGGCCTCAGGTCCCGATAGCGACTGGACATCCATCCAGCAAGCCTACTTCACGCTGATCAACATGGCCAAGAAGTACGTTTTCATCTCGACACCCTATTTCATGCCGGGTGAAACCACGATCAACTCGCTGAAAACCGCGGCCATGAGTGGAGTGGATGTACGCATCATGATCCCGTACAAATCCGATTCGACACTCACGCACTGGTGCACGCGCTCCTACGTGGAGGAACTGCTGGAAGCCGGGGTTCGAGTATTTCAATACCGTAAAGGATTCAACCATAGCAAAGTAATCGTCATGGACGGGCTGGTATCTTCCGTGGGTACCGCCAACATGGACATCCGTAGTTTCGAACAAAACTTCGAAGTCAACCTCATCATCTACGACCGCAACGTCAGCCGCCAACTCGGTTCTGATTTTCTGAACGACCTGAAAGGCAGCACTGAAATCAGCATCCAACGCTGGAAATTCCGCCCCAAACGAGATAAAATCCGGGAATCCCTGGCCCGTCTCTTCGCGCCCCTACTCTAA
- a CDS encoding ATP-binding protein — MEENKIYFKRKMYDTMLKWKSERNGDTALLIQGARRIGKSTIAEEFARHEYKSYLLIDFSRISKEVTDLFNDISDLNYLFLRLQFIYQVQLYERESVIIFDEVQLQPLARQAIKHLVKDHRYDYIETGSLISVRSKSRDIIIPSEETKVDMYPMDYEEFRWALGDTATIPLLRTAFEKKLPLGDAVHRKLMRDFRLYMLVGGMPQAVSAYIKTNNFSIVDVAKRDIIALYEEDFGKIDDSGKAKSMYDVIPAQLSKNVLRYQVGKAIPNEKVDRIINIVKEMEDSMTVNVAFHSDDPNVGLALTKNDEYFKMYASDTGLFVTLAFKDRDITENVIYDKLLSDKLGTNLGYVYENVIAQMLKATGKNLFYHTIPYAEGKKYYEIDFVIPDGHKISPIEVKSSGYKSHKSLDQFCIKYSDRIMNKYVIYTKDYKRENGIDYIPVYMTMFL, encoded by the coding sequence ATGGAAGAGAATAAGATCTATTTTAAAAGAAAAATGTACGATACCATGCTCAAATGGAAATCTGAGCGCAATGGTGATACCGCATTATTAATCCAAGGAGCCAGGCGTATTGGTAAATCAACAATAGCAGAGGAATTTGCTCGTCATGAGTATAAATCATACCTATTGATAGATTTTTCAAGAATATCCAAGGAAGTAACTGATTTGTTCAATGATATCTCGGATTTGAATTATTTGTTTTTAAGATTGCAATTTATCTATCAAGTGCAGTTGTATGAAAGGGAATCTGTAATAATTTTTGATGAAGTACAATTACAGCCTCTGGCGAGACAAGCAATCAAACACCTCGTGAAAGATCATAGATATGACTATATAGAGACGGGATCCTTAATATCAGTTCGATCAAAAAGTCGTGATATAATAATTCCAAGTGAAGAGACAAAAGTCGATATGTACCCCATGGATTACGAAGAATTTAGATGGGCACTTGGTGATACTGCAACAATTCCCTTATTGCGAACCGCTTTTGAAAAAAAACTCCCGTTAGGAGATGCCGTTCATCGTAAACTGATGCGAGATTTTCGCCTGTATATGCTTGTTGGAGGGATGCCTCAGGCGGTTTCTGCTTATATTAAAACGAATAATTTTTCAATTGTTGATGTCGCGAAACGGGATATCATCGCTTTGTATGAAGAAGATTTTGGGAAAATCGATGATTCGGGAAAGGCGAAGTCGATGTATGATGTGATTCCTGCACAATTAAGTAAAAATGTGTTACGTTATCAAGTGGGAAAGGCTATTCCTAACGAAAAGGTGGATAGAATAATAAATATTGTGAAGGAAATGGAGGATTCGATGACGGTTAATGTTGCATTTCATTCTGACGACCCGAATGTCGGTTTGGCGTTGACAAAAAATGACGAATATTTCAAAATGTATGCCTCGGATACAGGTCTGTTCGTAACACTTGCATTTAAAGATCGTGATATTACAGAAAATGTCATTTATGATAAATTGCTTAGCGATAAACTTGGTACAAACTTGGGATACGTTTATGAAAATGTCATAGCCCAAATGTTAAAAGCTACCGGGAAGAATTTATTTTACCATACAATTCCCTATGCCGAAGGTAAAAAGTATTATGAAATCGATTTTGTCATACCCGATGGGCATAAGATATCTCCCATAGAGGTGAAATCTTCAGGGTATAAATCTCATAAATCATTGGATCAGTTTTGCATTAAATACTCCGATCGGATCATGAATAAATACGTGATTTATACAAAAGATTATAAGAGAGAGAATGGCATCGATTATATTCCGGTTTATATGACCATGTTTTTATAA